One window of Equus quagga isolate Etosha38 chromosome 4, UCLA_HA_Equagga_1.0, whole genome shotgun sequence genomic DNA carries:
- the DLX2 gene encoding homeobox protein DLX-2 yields the protein MTGVFDSLVADMHSTQITASSTYHQHQQPPSGGGAGPGSSNGSGLHKPQESPTLPVSTATDSSYYTNQQHPAGGGGGGGSPYAHMGSYQYHASGLNNVPYSAKSGYDLGYTAAYTSYAPYGTSSSPANNEPEKEDLEPEIRIVNGKPKKVRKPRTIYSSFQLAALQRRFQKTQYLALPERAELAASLGLTQTQVKIWFQNRRSKFKKMWKSGEIPSEQHPGASASPPCASPPVSAPASWDFGAPQRMGGGGGPGSGGSGAGSSGSSPSSAASAFLGNYPWYHQASGSASHLQAAAPLLHPTQTPQPHHHHHHHHHGGGGAPVSAGTIF from the exons ATGACTGGAGTCTTTGACAGTCTGGTGGCTGATATGCACTCGACCCAGATCACGGCCTCCAGCACGTACCACCAGCACCAGCAGCCTCCGAGCGGCGGCGGCGCTGGCCCCGGCAGCAGCAACGGCAGCGGCCTCCACAAGCCCCAGGAGTCGCCCACCCTTCCGGTGTCCACAGCTACCGACAGCAGCTACTACACCAACCAGCAGCAcccggcgggcggcggcggcggtggggGCTCGCCCTACGCGCACATGGGTTCCTACCAGTACCACGCCAGTGGCCTCAACAACGTCCCTTATTCCGCCAAGAGCGGCTACGACCTGGGCTACACCGCCGCCTACACCTCCTACGCGCCCTACGGGACCAGTTCGTCCCCAGCCAACAACGAACCCG AGAAAGAGGACCTCGAGCCAGAAATTCGGATAGTGAACGGGAAGCCAAAGAAAGTCCGGAAACCCCGCACCATCTACTCCAGCTTCCAGCTGGCGGCTCTTCAGCGGCGTTTCCAAAAGACTCAGTACCTGGCGCTGCCCGAGCGAGCCGAGCTGGCGGCGTCTCTGGGCCTCACCCAGACTCAG GTCAAGATCTGGTTCCAGAATCGCCGATCCAAGTTCAAGAAGATGTGGAAAAGCGGGGAGATACCCTCGGAGCAGCACCCTGGTGCCAGCGCCTCGCCGCCTTGCGCTTCGCCGCCTGTCTCGGCGCCGGCCTCCTGGGACTTCGGCGCGCCGCAGCGGATGGGGGGTGGCGGCGGCCCcggcagcggcggcagcggcgcCGGCAGCTCCGGCTCCAGCCCGAGCAGCGCGGCCTCGGCTTTCCTGGGCAATTACCCTTGGTACCACCAGGCCTCGGGCTCCGCCTCGCACCTGCAGGCCGCGGCGCCGCTGCTGCACCCGACGCAGACCCCGCAGccgcaccaccaccaccaccaccaccaccacggcGGCGGGGGCGCCCCGGTGAGCGC